One window of the Solanum stenotomum isolate F172 chromosome 11, ASM1918654v1, whole genome shotgun sequence genome contains the following:
- the LOC125844785 gene encoding probable LRR receptor-like serine/threonine-protein kinase At1g07650 has translation MSALLHDFSISSYLLILVLCSLVQIIEAQSYSRLLPQQEKNALKEIAEQMDKKDWDFDLNPCDGNTNWTTPKIDKISMYVNNVTCNCSTPDGFCHVQSM, from the exons ATGTCAGCATTATTACATGATTTCAGTATTTCTTCTTATCTGCTTATCTTAGTCCTCTGCTCTCTAGTACAAATCATTGAAGCACAAAGTTACAGTCGTCTTCTTCCTCAACAAGAAA AGAATGCTCTAAAAGAAATAGCGGAGCAGATGGATAAAAAGGACtgggattttgatttgaatCCTTGTGATGGCAATACAAATTGGACTACACCAAAAATTGACAAGATATCGATGTATGTCAACAATGTAACCTGCAATTGCTCTACCCCTGATGGTTTCTGTCATGTACAAAGCATGTGA
- the LOC125845010 gene encoding probable LRR receptor-like serine/threonine-protein kinase At1g07650 isoform X4 has translation MELFQKNSETWLIYSILSFNNLTGQLPEELNKLTNLTELRLRGNNFTGKLPSFESFKTLQRLEIQASGFEGPIAPIISVSTQMIELRITDLIGGASEFPLLGNMTRLTRLILRNCNLSGKIPPYITNMPKLKLLDLSFNKFEGQIPNLESLKKLDFLYLVGNRLTGPIPDWVKSRNSKHMIDLSYNNFSESSEPICQETLNLFKSYNGTKNSELGKCVPRCSKKWYSVHINCGGESVTIGDTVYEADRDSAGAAKFTYSKESWGASNSGYFWDKSITAKDYLANNISAIKGNDSELYTTARLSASSLTYYGRCLANGNYTVTLHFAEIVIRDNRSFQSLGKRIFDVYIQGERKLKDFDIRTDAGGVDKPFTIKFNATVADSTLEVRFQYAGKGTAALPRRGSYGPLVSAISFEANFKPPPDHKKLVPIIAGAVVSLLILIFIISFVAWKRHKNKIAKEEESRGLDSMTGVFTIRQIKAATNNFDAANKIGEGGFGSVYKGTLSDGAVIAVKQLSSKSKQGKREFVNEIGMISSLQHPNLVQLYGCCAERNNLLLVYEYMENNSLARALFGPEEHRLKINWPTRQKICIGIAKGLSFLHEESSLKIVHRGIKATNVLLDKKLNPKISDFGLARLDDDDNNTHITTRVAGTIGYMAPEYALWGYLTYKADVYSFGVVALEIAAGKSNMTYRPNEKFVCLLDWALVLQRQGKLKEVVDATLGSDLNEDEALRMLNVALLCTSPSPALRPTMSAVVKILENHLDLPEFTMESRFYDDYDLLNFQGLRDKYEDTNESQPLTHSSNTITTTDCSYITSTSA, from the exons ATGGAACTGTTCCAAAAGAACTCGGAGACATGGTTAATCTACAG CATTCTTAGTTTTAATAATCTCACAGGTCAGTTACCAGAGGAACTCAATAAACTCACTAATTTGACAGAACT TAGGCTGAGAGGTAACAACTTCACAGGAAAACTTCCTAGCTTTGAGAGTTTTAAAACCCTTCAAAGATT AGAGATTCAAGCTTCCGGTTTTGAAGGACCTATAGCTCCAATCATTTCTGTCTCGACTCAAATGATCGAATT GAGAATCACTGATTTGATTGGAGGTGCTTCAGAATTTCCACTGCTTGGGAATATGACACGCCTAACTAGATT GATATTGAGGAACTGTAATTTATCTGGGAAGATTCCTCCTTACATAACTAATATGCCTAAATTAAAACTTCT AGATCTAAGTTTCAACAAGTTTGAAGGACAGATCCCAAATCTTGAGAGTCTAAAGAAGTTGGACTTCTT GTACCTGGTAGGAAATAGACTTACTGGGCCAATTCCAGATTGGGTCAAAAGTCGAAATTCCAAACA CATGATAGACCTGTCTTACAACAACTTCAGTGAGAGCTCTGAGCCTATTTGTCAGGAAACCCT AAACTTATTCAAAAGCTATAATGGAACGAAAAATTC AGAACTTGGGAAATGTGTGCCAAGATGTTCAAAGA AATGGTATTCGGTGCACATAAATTGTGGTGGAGAGAGTGTGACTATTGGGGACACCGTTTATGAAGCAGATAGAGATTCAGCAGGTGCAGCAAAATTTACTTACTCGAAAGAGAGCTGGGGAGCCAGCAACAGTGGATACTTCTGGGATAAGTCCATAACAGCGAAAGACTACCTGGCGAATAATATATCTGCCATTAAGGGAAATGACTCTGAACTGTACACGACAGCTCGGCTCTCAGCTTCATCTCTGACTTACTACGGACGTTGTTTAGCAAATGGAAACTACACCGTGACACTGCACTTTGCAGAGATTGTCATAAGAGACAATCGATCTTTCCAAAGTCTTGGAAAACGGATATTTGATGTCTATATTCAG GGTGAGAGGAAGCTCAAAGATTTTGATATTAGAACTGATGCTGGAGGAGTTGATAAACCTTTCACGATAAAGTTCAATGCAACTGTAGCAGACAGCACTCTAGAAGTGCGCTTTCAGTATGCTGGGAAAGGAACAGCTGCTCTCCCTAGAAGAGGAAGCTATGGCCCTTTAGTTTCTGCCATCTCTTTTGAAGCTA ATTTCAAGCCCCCTCCTGATCACAAAAAGTTGGTTCCCATCATAGCTGGAGCAGTGGTGTCCTTACTAATTCTCATTTTCATAATATCTTTTGTTGCTTGGAAGAGACACAAAAACAAGATAGCGAAGGAAGAAG AATCAAGAGGACTAGATTCAATGACTGGTGTATTTACCATCAGACAAATCAAAGCTGCCACAAACAATTTTGACGCTGCAAATAAAATCGGGGAAGGTGGTTTTGGCTCTGTCTACAAG GGTACATTATCGGATGGCGCAGTTATTGCTGTTAAGCAGCTTTCATCCAAATCAAAACAAGGGAAGCGTGAGTTTGTAAATGAGATAGGTATGATCTCTAGTTTACAGCACCCAAATCTTGTACAACTATATGGATGTTGTGCTGAACGGAATAACCTGCTACTGGTGTACGAGTACATGGAGAACAATAGCCTGGCTCGTGCTTTATTTG GTCCAGAAGAACATCGGCTCAAAATAAACTGGCCAACCAGGCAAAAAATCTGCATTGGGATAGCAAAAGGCTTATCTTTCCTACATGAAGAATCGTCATTAAAAATTGTTCATAGGGGCATCAAAGCAACAAATGTACTTCTTGACAAGAAACTAAACCCAAAAATCTCAGACTTTGGTCTGGCCAGacttgatgatgatgataataacACACATATTACCACTAGAGTTGCCGGAACCAT AGGATATATGGCTCCTGAATATGCACTATGGGGTTACTTGACCTACAAAGCAGATGTCTACAGTTTTGGAGTTGTTGCATTAGAGATTGCTGCTGGGAAAAGCAATATGACATATCGCCCCAATGAGAAATTTGTGTGCCTCCTAGATTGG GCCCTTGTTCTACAAAGGCAAGGAAAACTGAAGGAAGTAGTAGATGCAACATTGGGCAGTGATTTGAACGAGGATGAGGCTCTAAGGATGTTAAATGTAGCTTTGCTATGTACCAGTCCATCTCCAGCACTTAGGCCAACTATGTCTGCTGTAGTCAAAATTCTTGAAAATCATCTTGACCTCCCTGAGTTCACCATGGAATCAAGATTCTATGATGATTATGATCTTCTCAACTTTCAAGGGTTAAGAGACAAGTATGAAGATACGAACGAAAGCCAACCACTTACACATTCATCAAATACTATTACAACTACAGATTGCTCTTACATTACCTCTACATCAGCTTAA